One Parasphingorhabdus cellanae genomic region harbors:
- a CDS encoding TIGR03084 family metal-binding protein, whose protein sequence is MMEQAQDFLDESEAIYALVKDLSDQEMEQETGFKGWTINAIIRHLHIWNMAAYWSLTEPEKFHAFFKEAMTAMKENARKGQTSMRFFEADYLDNLSGADLVKTWRDFYQKMAPEFGAADPAMRVEWAGPSMSVRSSITARLMENWSHAQAIYDVLGLKRENADRIRNIVMIGLNTYGWTFKVNGEEAPQPVPYLKLTAPSGAVWDFGEEREEERIEGLAEEFCQVVTQTRNIADTNLKVTGPNATRWMAIAQCFAGGAETPPAPGTRSIKTG, encoded by the coding sequence ATGATGGAACAGGCTCAGGATTTTCTCGACGAAAGCGAAGCGATATATGCGCTCGTCAAAGACCTTTCTGACCAAGAGATGGAACAGGAAACCGGTTTCAAGGGCTGGACGATCAATGCCATAATCCGCCATCTGCATATCTGGAACATGGCGGCCTATTGGTCGCTCACCGAACCGGAAAAATTTCACGCCTTTTTCAAAGAGGCAATGACTGCGATGAAAGAGAACGCAAGAAAGGGCCAGACATCCATGCGCTTTTTCGAGGCGGATTATCTCGACAATCTATCCGGCGCGGATCTCGTCAAGACATGGCGGGACTTCTATCAGAAAATGGCACCGGAATTTGGTGCAGCCGATCCCGCCATGCGGGTCGAGTGGGCTGGCCCTTCCATGAGTGTCCGCTCTTCCATCACCGCGCGGTTGATGGAAAACTGGTCGCATGCGCAGGCTATTTATGATGTGCTCGGCCTCAAGCGCGAAAATGCGGATCGCATCCGCAATATCGTGATGATCGGCCTCAACACCTATGGCTGGACATTCAAGGTCAATGGCGAAGAAGCGCCGCAGCCTGTGCCTTATCTCAAGCTTACTGCCCCCTCCGGTGCAGTCTGGGACTTTGGAGAGGAAAGGGAAGAAGAGCGGATTGAGGGTTTGGCTGAGGAATTTTGCCAAGTGGTTACCCAGACTCGCAATATTGCGGATACCAACCTAAAAGTGACCGGTCCAAACGCAACCCGATGGATGGCTATAGCGCAATGTTTTGCTGGCGGCGCGGAAACCCCGCCGGCGCCAGGGACGCGTTCTATCAAAACCGGTTAA
- a CDS encoding alpha/beta fold hydrolase, whose product MQVTANGINIEVEDHGKAADPAILLIMGYGTQLIAWPMDFVNGLVESGFRVVTFDNRDVGLSYKCDGVSAPGPLRQLFTKRFFPNQNLAPYNLSDMARDAIGVLDALDIAKAHIVGASMGGMIGQLVAADHADRVLSLTPIMSSTNAPGLPGADPVVRKGLIQSARAKATTIDEALIAGMAFSSIIASEEGRAREEERKALMKIALERSFYPAGRQRQMAAIIETGNLRPKAKAISAPTMVIHGTSDPLIPHPCGEDIAANVNNARLELVDGMGHDLPPSKLPVMVEMIAEHCHAA is encoded by the coding sequence ATGCAAGTCACCGCAAATGGTATTAATATTGAAGTCGAAGATCATGGCAAAGCCGCCGATCCTGCGATCCTGCTCATCATGGGATATGGGACACAGCTTATCGCTTGGCCGATGGATTTTGTGAATGGCTTGGTTGAATCTGGCTTTCGCGTCGTCACTTTTGACAATCGTGATGTTGGGCTGTCCTACAAATGTGATGGCGTTTCTGCACCAGGGCCGCTTCGGCAGCTTTTCACAAAACGATTTTTCCCTAATCAAAATCTGGCGCCCTATAATTTGAGTGATATGGCCAGAGATGCAATTGGCGTTTTGGATGCGCTTGATATTGCAAAAGCGCATATTGTGGGCGCTTCGATGGGCGGCATGATTGGGCAATTGGTCGCGGCGGATCATGCGGACCGGGTTCTGTCTCTCACACCGATCATGTCCTCCACCAACGCGCCGGGCCTGCCGGGCGCAGATCCCGTGGTTCGCAAAGGGCTGATCCAATCCGCCCGGGCAAAAGCAACAACGATTGACGAAGCCTTGATTGCCGGCATGGCTTTTTCTTCAATCATTGCCTCGGAAGAGGGCCGGGCGAGAGAAGAAGAACGCAAGGCGCTGATGAAAATAGCTCTGGAGCGCAGTTTTTATCCCGCTGGCCGTCAGAGGCAAATGGCGGCCATTATTGAGACCGGCAATTTGCGGCCCAAAGCCAAAGCGATATCCGCTCCGACAATGGTTATTCATGGCACATCGGACCCGCTTATTCCCCATCCGTGCGGGGAGGATATCGCAGCCAACGTGAACAATGCTCGCCTCGAGCTTGTCGATGGCATGGGCCATGACTTGCCGCCAAGCAAATTACCGGTAATGGTCGAGATGATCGCGGAGCATTGTCACGCTGCCTGA
- a CDS encoding DUF4402 domain-containing protein, whose amino-acid sequence MSKFIKAVVASSVLAASVMGANAAHAATASADARANILEQVTVTNTSDLDFATIVTGATAGTVVVDSAGAVTCAAALVCSGTTTAAGFTVAGTTGQTVDIDADANVTLTNAGGNAMVATLTESVTTLTISGVAATDVFSVGGSLAVGANQADGAYLGNFDVTVNYQ is encoded by the coding sequence ATGTCTAAATTTATCAAAGCCGTTGTGGCTTCTTCCGTACTTGCGGCTTCCGTTATGGGTGCAAACGCTGCTCACGCTGCAACGGCTTCTGCTGATGCGCGTGCCAATATCCTGGAACAGGTTACTGTAACCAACACTTCAGATCTTGATTTCGCAACCATCGTTACCGGCGCTACCGCCGGCACCGTTGTTGTAGACTCCGCTGGCGCCGTTACCTGCGCCGCTGCTCTGGTTTGCTCAGGCACAACCACCGCTGCTGGTTTCACCGTTGCTGGTACAACCGGCCAGACTGTTGACATCGATGCCGATGCAAACGTTACGCTGACCAACGCTGGTGGTAATGCCATGGTCGCAACGCTGACGGAAAGCGTTACCACGCTGACCATCTCTGGCGTTGCTGCAACCGATGTTTTCTCGGTAGGCGGAAGCTTGGCTGTTGGTGCAAACCAAGCCGATGGCGCATATCTTGGTAACTTTGACGTGACCGTCAACTACCAATAA
- a CDS encoding carboxypeptidase regulatory-like domain-containing protein: MMKKHLSIIGQRFKSLAMAAGISTILAASPVMGQAAPVGSSNSQSSWTANDDDALLFDLRSGKYRLGDGVRGYQTDNGVCVDFGDVIMALDVPIRLDKKSRRATGWIFAERETLTVERDSNTVQKVNDRKKLSPGDVYDTPEGWCVNVKTLSNWLDLPLVPDLSNALLTIESNRKLPFQLALERKERAAKIRPRRSFDLSSLPQSTEPYKLWRTPSVDAVVSAGGLRDKRSGRQIDVRYELFASGEVGKASFDARLSSDDQGVPESLRVRAYRTDPKGGLLGPLKATHFALGDVSTFSTPLVSQSTVGRGAVITNRPVDRPDNFDRTSFRGELPEGWDAELYRNGQLLAFAETRSDGRYEFIDVPLLYGQNRFEVVLYGPQGQVRRDSKSVPVGLDSIPPRKTYYWAGGQEAGKDLINFNSFLPIEQAGWRGGFGIERGLNAKTSVAASLFSLQIDGVRRNYVEGSVRRAVGPTLVELTVSSDLEKGTAFRGQLLGELGNTFITAETIWARGNFRSDQIEQNVNGRHSLSLDHNFKLGSKIVPFHIDAQYETRSDGRSSLDLTGRASLNLRRFSLTGELNWEKRFNDLGPNLPDIAEARLLANGRISGIRLRGEATYRIAPEKRFERVNFTGEWRAGNRADWRAELGYDVGLDRGRAGIGIIRRFDKFSLTASAEAATDGSVAAGLNLAFSLGPDPRNGKFRFSNNKLANSGQALAIVYRDKNRDGIRQAEEELVENVELTAGKSTALTPTNAKGQSIIDNLEPFRPVLIGIDTSSLPDPYVQPALPGIVVTPRPGIAATVELPLVSAGEVEGTLIRKGGGLLAGVGLELLDVNGRVTHETQSEFDGFFLFEGVPYGSYQLRVQKLSAQAIGISPIVNIRAVVDDDNQVAKLGVVVATSDSVMAKLGDVPTGASAGSPDP, translated from the coding sequence ATGATGAAAAAGCACCTTTCCATAATCGGCCAGCGTTTCAAATCGCTGGCAATGGCCGCCGGGATCAGCACGATCCTGGCGGCATCGCCGGTTATGGGGCAGGCCGCACCGGTGGGATCGTCGAATAGCCAGTCATCATGGACGGCAAATGACGATGATGCGCTACTTTTCGATCTGCGCTCCGGTAAATACCGCCTTGGTGACGGCGTACGCGGTTACCAAACGGACAATGGTGTTTGCGTAGACTTTGGCGATGTCATCATGGCATTGGATGTACCCATTAGGTTGGATAAAAAGTCGCGCCGCGCAACTGGCTGGATATTTGCCGAGCGAGAAACACTGACCGTTGAGCGAGATAGCAATACGGTACAAAAGGTGAACGACAGGAAAAAACTGTCCCCTGGGGATGTTTACGATACGCCAGAGGGCTGGTGCGTAAACGTTAAAACCCTTTCCAATTGGCTAGACCTGCCGTTGGTTCCAGATCTGTCCAACGCCTTGCTGACAATCGAATCGAACAGGAAACTGCCATTCCAATTGGCCTTGGAGCGCAAAGAGCGGGCGGCGAAAATCCGGCCACGTCGCAGTTTTGATTTGTCGAGCCTGCCGCAATCGACCGAACCGTATAAATTATGGCGGACACCATCAGTTGATGCTGTTGTTTCTGCTGGTGGCCTGCGCGACAAACGATCCGGACGGCAGATCGATGTGCGCTACGAGCTATTTGCTTCTGGAGAAGTTGGAAAAGCCTCTTTTGACGCACGCCTATCGTCTGATGACCAAGGCGTGCCGGAAAGCCTGCGCGTCCGGGCCTATCGCACAGATCCCAAAGGCGGTCTTTTAGGACCGCTCAAGGCCACCCACTTCGCGTTGGGCGATGTTTCGACCTTTTCGACCCCGCTTGTGTCCCAAAGCACAGTCGGCCGAGGGGCAGTAATCACCAATCGCCCCGTTGATCGGCCCGATAACTTTGACCGCACGAGTTTTCGCGGCGAATTGCCAGAGGGTTGGGATGCGGAATTATACCGCAACGGACAATTGTTGGCCTTTGCGGAAACCCGCTCGGATGGCCGGTATGAATTTATTGATGTACCGCTTCTTTATGGTCAGAATCGCTTTGAAGTCGTGCTCTATGGCCCACAAGGCCAAGTTCGCAGGGACAGCAAGTCGGTTCCTGTTGGGCTCGATTCGATTCCACCGCGCAAAACCTACTATTGGGCGGGCGGACAAGAGGCTGGTAAGGATCTGATCAACTTCAATTCCTTTCTGCCGATTGAACAGGCCGGTTGGCGTGGCGGTTTCGGTATAGAGCGGGGGCTCAATGCGAAAACATCGGTCGCAGCGTCTCTATTCAGTCTGCAGATCGACGGTGTACGCCGCAACTATGTCGAGGGGTCAGTTCGCCGGGCTGTTGGGCCGACACTCGTTGAGCTGACTGTATCATCTGACCTCGAAAAGGGCACCGCTTTTCGCGGTCAACTGCTTGGTGAGCTCGGCAACACGTTCATTACAGCCGAGACTATCTGGGCACGAGGCAATTTTCGGTCAGATCAAATTGAACAAAACGTGAACGGCAGGCATAGCCTCTCGCTCGACCATAATTTCAAACTGGGCAGCAAGATTGTCCCCTTTCATATTGACGCGCAATATGAAACACGATCGGATGGGCGGTCCTCTCTTGATTTAACCGGTCGCGCATCACTGAACTTGCGGCGTTTTTCGCTCACAGGTGAATTAAACTGGGAAAAACGGTTCAACGATTTGGGTCCCAATCTACCCGATATTGCAGAGGCACGGCTTTTGGCCAATGGCCGTATTTCCGGGATCAGGTTGCGCGGCGAAGCAACTTACCGGATCGCGCCAGAGAAACGCTTCGAAAGGGTTAATTTTACCGGCGAATGGCGCGCAGGAAACCGGGCTGACTGGCGCGCAGAGCTTGGCTATGATGTCGGGCTCGATCGCGGCCGTGCTGGAATTGGGATAATCCGTCGTTTTGACAAATTTTCACTGACCGCTAGCGCAGAAGCCGCGACAGATGGTTCTGTGGCCGCCGGATTGAACCTTGCTTTCAGTCTGGGTCCTGATCCGCGCAATGGCAAATTCCGTTTCTCAAATAACAAGCTCGCCAATAGCGGTCAGGCGCTAGCGATTGTCTATCGGGACAAAAACCGTGATGGAATAAGGCAAGCCGAAGAAGAGCTGGTCGAAAATGTGGAACTGACAGCCGGTAAATCCACTGCGCTGACGCCAACCAATGCTAAGGGACAGTCGATCATTGATAATCTCGAACCGTTCCGACCGGTTCTGATTGGCATAGATACCAGCAGCTTGCCTGATCCTTATGTTCAGCCGGCGCTTCCCGGTATTGTCGTAACGCCGCGCCCTGGTATTGCCGCGACCGTCGAGTTACCGCTTGTCAGCGCGGGTGAGGTTGAAGGCACTCTGATCCGCAAGGGCGGTGGACTGTTGGCGGGTGTCGGTCTGGAATTGCTTGATGTTAACGGCCGCGTAACTCACGAAACGCAAAGTGAGTTTGATGGGTTCTTCCTGTTTGAAGGTGTGCCCTATGGATCTTATCAGCTGCGTGTTCAGAAATTGTCCGCGCAGGCTATTGGAATCTCGCCGATAGTGAATATCCGGGCGGTGGTTGATGATGATAATCAGGTCGCCAAGCTAGGCGTTGTTGTGGCGACTTCCGATTCGGTAATGGCGAAACTCGGTGATGTCCCGACCGGGGCTTCTGCGGGATCGCCTGACCCTTAA
- a CDS encoding diacylglycerol/lipid kinase family protein, with translation MTISVLCRHVLSMLVQLIHNPASGTHHELRLGLLAQAFEACGAKIVMGTTQIDGRMVLANDTDLICVSGGDGTLRLVIAAMQKSGSKTPLCIFPAGTVNLVAREIGYASEPEQFAREVMRGYLAGSKARLREPVAASNHGPFAACLSAGPDGVAVARHSPQLKKRIGRSAYAWSFARLFTRWPRQQFSLDVIAIDGSQNSLSCEAFYIAKGRYFAGPWSLTPEAGLGENDFHLITLSHATRWNFLRFMVSIARGKDPRKLSFAYSCRARKIAIEHVENTKNIQYFQEDGDSMALAPSRIIMTDHVVEYCLPLDH, from the coding sequence TTGACGATATCGGTCTTATGTCGCCATGTCCTGTCAATGCTTGTTCAACTCATCCACAATCCGGCTTCTGGCACCCATCATGAACTACGCCTCGGCCTGCTCGCGCAGGCCTTTGAAGCGTGCGGTGCGAAGATCGTCATGGGCACAACCCAAATAGATGGTCGCATGGTGCTTGCTAACGACACCGACCTTATCTGCGTATCTGGTGGGGACGGCACATTGCGTCTGGTCATAGCGGCGATGCAAAAATCCGGGTCGAAAACGCCTCTGTGTATTTTTCCCGCAGGTACGGTCAATCTGGTTGCGCGGGAAATTGGCTATGCGTCTGAGCCAGAGCAATTTGCGAGAGAGGTCATGCGAGGATATCTAGCGGGGTCCAAGGCGCGATTGAGAGAGCCGGTCGCCGCCAGCAATCATGGTCCCTTTGCTGCTTGCCTTAGCGCCGGTCCCGACGGGGTTGCCGTTGCCAGGCATTCCCCGCAACTGAAAAAACGGATCGGTCGCAGCGCCTATGCCTGGTCCTTTGCCAGACTATTCACACGCTGGCCTCGGCAACAATTTTCGCTGGATGTCATCGCAATAGATGGATCACAAAACAGCCTGTCATGCGAGGCCTTTTATATTGCCAAGGGTCGCTATTTTGCTGGGCCATGGTCACTGACCCCAGAGGCTGGTTTGGGCGAGAATGATTTCCACTTGATTACGCTGTCCCATGCCACACGCTGGAATTTCCTTCGCTTCATGGTTTCGATAGCGCGCGGAAAAGATCCCAGGAAACTATCCTTCGCATATTCCTGCCGTGCTCGGAAAATTGCTATAGAACATGTCGAAAACACCAAAAATATTCAATATTTTCAAGAGGATGGAGATAGCATGGCGCTTGCCCCCAGTCGGATTATAATGACCGACCACGTCGTGGAATATTGCCTGCCATTGGACCATTAG
- a CDS encoding acyl-CoA synthetase — MSWQMADIWENIAQAIPDKPAIVDGDKRYSWAEYEQRAAKLAQVYTDHGLKPGAKLSIYAYNCAEYMEAQFAAFKARICPVNVNYRYLEAELTHVINNSDSEALVYHAQFAPRVAAIKDQLEHVKLFLEIDDGSGEHLEGAVDYETALNAADPMPVIPRSGEDLYMLYTGGTTGMPKGVMYDHQTFSSALFTKGFEMREMTLPEGAEGFGPLVQALHAAGATSRSIPACPIMHGTGMWIGAMIPHALGGCVILFNNRHFDPHALWTLADNEKATDITIVGDVFAKPMLAALDDAKEQGKPYDLSSIQMIGSSGVMWSAEVKKGLLEHIEMVIVDSMGSTEGSMGASVTTRENAAIEKTATFEMAETTKILTEEGREVKPGSGEMGMICNGGMVPLGYYKDEEKSAATFKTFNGVRYSIPGDFAVVEADGTVTLLGRGSVCINSGGEKIFPEEVEEALKTHDSVYDCLVVGVPDDRFGEKVTAVLSVTDGHTLDEAALHDHVRGKLADYKTPRAFLVVDDVPRAANGKPGYKDAKDIALKMLQPVAA; from the coding sequence ATGAGCTGGCAAATGGCCGATATCTGGGAAAATATTGCTCAGGCGATTCCTGACAAACCCGCAATTGTGGACGGCGACAAGCGCTATAGCTGGGCCGAATATGAACAGCGAGCGGCGAAGCTGGCACAGGTCTATACGGATCACGGCCTGAAGCCCGGCGCGAAACTCTCCATCTATGCCTATAATTGCGCGGAATATATGGAGGCGCAATTTGCCGCTTTCAAAGCGCGCATCTGCCCGGTCAATGTCAATTACCGCTATCTTGAGGCAGAGCTCACGCATGTCATCAATAATAGCGACAGTGAGGCTTTGGTATATCACGCCCAGTTCGCCCCGCGTGTCGCGGCGATCAAGGATCAACTGGAACATGTGAAGCTTTTCCTGGAAATTGATGATGGTTCCGGCGAGCATCTCGAAGGCGCGGTGGATTATGAAACGGCTTTAAACGCCGCTGATCCGATGCCGGTCATCCCACGTTCCGGCGAAGATCTCTACATGCTCTATACCGGCGGAACCACCGGTATGCCCAAGGGCGTGATGTATGATCACCAGACTTTTTCCAGCGCCTTGTTCACCAAAGGCTTTGAGATGCGGGAAATGACTCTGCCCGAAGGCGCCGAAGGATTTGGCCCGTTGGTTCAAGCACTTCATGCCGCAGGCGCCACCAGTCGCTCCATCCCTGCCTGCCCGATCATGCACGGTACCGGCATGTGGATCGGCGCGATGATTCCACACGCGCTCGGCGGCTGTGTCATCCTGTTCAACAACCGGCATTTCGACCCGCATGCACTTTGGACATTGGCGGATAACGAGAAAGCCACCGACATCACGATCGTCGGCGATGTGTTCGCCAAACCGATGCTGGCCGCGCTCGATGATGCCAAAGAACAGGGCAAGCCCTATGATCTCTCATCTATCCAGATGATTGGCTCTTCGGGCGTTATGTGGTCAGCCGAGGTCAAAAAAGGGCTGCTGGAACATATCGAAATGGTCATCGTCGACAGCATGGGATCGACCGAAGGCAGCATGGGCGCATCGGTTACAACCCGTGAAAATGCGGCGATTGAAAAGACCGCCACTTTTGAAATGGCAGAAACCACCAAGATTTTGACCGAAGAGGGCCGCGAAGTAAAACCCGGTTCAGGCGAAATGGGCATGATCTGTAACGGGGGAATGGTCCCGCTTGGTTACTATAAGGATGAAGAAAAAAGCGCCGCGACGTTCAAGACATTTAACGGCGTTCGCTATTCCATCCCCGGCGATTTTGCGGTGGTCGAGGCCGATGGCACCGTGACGCTGCTGGGCCGCGGGTCCGTCTGCATCAATAGCGGCGGGGAAAAGATTTTCCCTGAGGAAGTCGAGGAAGCGCTCAAGACTCATGACAGTGTTTATGACTGCCTGGTCGTCGGCGTACCTGATGACCGCTTCGGCGAGAAGGTGACGGCTGTGCTGTCCGTAACGGATGGCCATACGCTTGATGAAGCGGCGCTACACGATCATGTTCGCGGCAAGCTGGCCGATTATAAAACGCCGCGCGCGTTTCTTGTGGTCGATGATGTGCCCCGTGCCGCCAACGGGAAACCTGGCTACAAGGACGCGAAGGATATCGCGCTGAAAATGCTGCAACCAGTCGCCGCTTAG
- a CDS encoding fimbrial biogenesis chaperone has translation MKTSGLKRFNKLYAGFAIIGSALLLPNMPAHAAGDLLVAPTRIVLDGQRGTEVILNNIGSETATYRVSLELRRMTAEGKLKDVSAEEANQVELAAKEMIRYAPRRVTLPPNQPQAIRLGIRPPQDLPDGEYRAHLLFRAIPKAKAVTELESTSGGFTIALTPIYGVTIPVIIRQGNLQATAGIANARVETSGNGQAFAFDLSRTGDRSTYGEIRVRKQGESEPILVARGIAIYPEVERRKVTLPVPADIAAKLKGAISVEYYEPDNAGGGLITKSQIVLR, from the coding sequence ATGAAGACCAGCGGTCTCAAACGATTCAACAAACTTTATGCCGGCTTTGCCATAATCGGCTCGGCGCTTTTGCTTCCGAATATGCCAGCGCATGCAGCCGGGGATCTCCTGGTTGCGCCAACGCGCATTGTTCTTGATGGGCAGCGCGGTACAGAGGTTATTCTGAACAATATCGGTTCAGAAACAGCGACTTATCGCGTTTCTCTTGAGCTGCGCAGAATGACGGCGGAGGGTAAGCTTAAGGATGTCAGTGCCGAGGAAGCCAATCAGGTTGAACTGGCCGCCAAAGAGATGATCCGGTACGCCCCGCGACGGGTGACATTGCCGCCCAACCAACCCCAGGCCATTCGCTTGGGCATACGGCCACCGCAAGATCTGCCCGATGGCGAATATCGCGCACATCTGCTGTTTCGCGCCATCCCCAAAGCGAAAGCAGTCACGGAGCTGGAAAGCACGAGCGGTGGCTTCACCATCGCACTGACTCCCATATATGGCGTAACCATTCCGGTGATAATTCGTCAGGGAAATTTGCAGGCTACGGCAGGAATTGCCAATGCGCGCGTAGAAACAAGCGGCAATGGACAGGCCTTTGCTTTTGACCTCAGCCGAACTGGTGATCGTTCGACCTATGGCGAGATACGCGTACGCAAACAGGGCGAAAGCGAGCCGATATTGGTGGCGCGCGGTATTGCCATTTATCCTGAAGTTGAGCGACGTAAGGTCACTTTGCCGGTACCAGCAGACATTGCTGCCAAGCTTAAAGGCGCGATTTCTGTTGAATATTATGAACCTGATAATGCTGGCGGTGGTTTGATTACCAAAAGCCAGATTGTTTTAAGATAG
- a CDS encoding ParB/RepB/Spo0J family partition protein — protein MMAKEEEAPLPKKAAIKKATGLGRGLNSLFGEIQREEPLIQAPETEIDDDSPETRTDGLRSIAISDIRPNPDQPRQTFDNEALDELADSMKLRGVIQPIVVRPHGKNFQIVAGERRWRAAQRARLHRVPAIVRSLNDAETLEIAIVENVQRRDLNAVEEAEAYVKLKDDFGHSQAKLAELVGKSRSHIANLMRLLELPESVRTLVGEEKLTMGHARALINAPDSAELAQQVVKQGLSVRDTEKLVRKALGGSRRKSKPPSAGIGDSDADIRAVESHLGDLLGLKVTIQSKGQAAAGSMTIDYSNLDQLDLICQRLTGEHI, from the coding sequence ATGATGGCGAAAGAAGAGGAAGCTCCATTGCCGAAAAAGGCTGCAATCAAAAAAGCTACCGGACTGGGCAGGGGGCTAAATTCGCTTTTTGGCGAGATTCAGCGCGAAGAGCCGCTGATTCAGGCACCAGAAACCGAAATCGATGATGATAGCCCAGAAACGCGCACCGATGGGCTGCGCTCTATAGCGATTTCCGATATCCGTCCAAATCCTGATCAGCCGCGGCAGACGTTTGATAATGAAGCGTTGGATGAACTGGCCGACAGTATGAAGCTGCGGGGTGTGATTCAGCCCATTGTCGTCCGCCCTCATGGCAAGAATTTTCAGATTGTCGCTGGCGAACGTCGCTGGCGAGCAGCTCAGCGCGCCAGGCTCCATCGGGTTCCAGCAATTGTTCGCAGTCTCAATGACGCGGAAACGCTTGAAATCGCGATTGTCGAGAATGTGCAGCGCCGTGACCTGAATGCTGTGGAAGAAGCTGAGGCTTATGTGAAGCTGAAAGACGACTTCGGCCATAGCCAAGCGAAGCTTGCGGAACTGGTGGGTAAATCACGAAGCCACATCGCTAACCTTATGCGGTTGCTGGAGCTACCCGAATCGGTCCGGACGCTGGTTGGCGAAGAAAAACTGACCATGGGCCATGCCCGGGCGCTGATTAACGCGCCGGATTCGGCGGAATTGGCCCAACAGGTGGTCAAGCAGGGCCTTTCGGTAAGGGATACAGAGAAGCTGGTGCGCAAGGCGCTGGGTGGATCGCGGCGTAAGAGCAAGCCACCATCAGCGGGCATCGGTGACAGCGATGCCGATATTCGCGCGGTAGAAAGCCATTTGGGGGATCTTTTGGGCCTGAAGGTCACGATTCAATCTAAGGGTCAGGCAGCCGCGGGGTCTATGACAATAGATTATAGCAATCTCGACCAGCTCGATCTGATTTGTCAGCGTTTAACCGGCGAACATATTTAA
- a CDS encoding NAD(P)/FAD-dependent oxidoreductase has translation MTKKITIIGGGYAGTMLARELDQHADMTLIEPREKWVHNVAMIRALARPELLGEIVIPYDGLLKNGRVVRGRVVAMDGNTAILEDGTEIAGDMTVIATGSSYAAPFKMQGDDSGAFLTKAKRVIMQIDKAKNIAIVGAGAVGSELAGELAFARPEKQITLVSADDNLFPGYPAKLGRSMQRQLGELGVKVRLGERIKKLKRTDEPFVPPKNTIKLSDGFPIDADLVIPVIGAKPETGLLQSLQGVIFDDDGRAKVDGWLRPTANPDLFIVGDIASTGDTMTIVGLTRQVGWLKKALKAHIGGKQIEDVRPYKPWPKPLILLPLGPDKGASVLPFGVTGPFLTSAIKGKKLFIPRYHREFDWQP, from the coding sequence ATGACCAAAAAAATCACTATCATTGGCGGTGGTTATGCCGGTACAATGCTCGCCAGAGAGCTCGACCAGCATGCGGATATGACCCTCATCGAACCGCGCGAGAAATGGGTCCATAATGTCGCTATGATCCGCGCGCTCGCGCGGCCTGAACTGCTTGGCGAGATTGTCATACCCTATGACGGTTTGCTGAAAAATGGCCGGGTTGTTCGTGGCCGGGTTGTGGCAATGGATGGCAACACCGCGATATTGGAAGACGGGACCGAAATTGCCGGGGATATGACAGTCATCGCCACGGGCTCGAGCTATGCAGCACCGTTCAAGATGCAGGGAGACGATAGCGGGGCCTTCTTGACCAAGGCCAAGCGCGTGATCATGCAAATCGACAAGGCGAAGAATATCGCGATTGTTGGTGCGGGCGCTGTCGGCAGCGAACTGGCCGGAGAACTGGCTTTTGCACGACCGGAAAAACAGATCACGCTGGTCTCGGCAGATGACAATCTGTTTCCCGGCTATCCGGCAAAGCTCGGTCGCTCGATGCAACGGCAATTGGGTGAGCTGGGCGTGAAGGTGCGCTTGGGCGAGCGGATCAAGAAACTGAAACGGACGGACGAACCGTTTGTGCCGCCGAAGAACACCATCAAACTGTCTGACGGTTTCCCGATTGATGCGGATCTGGTGATTCCCGTTATCGGTGCGAAACCGGAGACGGGTCTGCTGCAGAGTCTGCAAGGCGTGATCTTTGATGATGATGGCCGCGCAAAGGTTGACGGCTGGCTCAGGCCCACCGCCAATCCTGATCTGTTTATCGTCGGCGATATTGCGAGCACCGGTGACACGATGACAATTGTCGGGCTGACGCGTCAGGTGGGATGGCTGAAAAAGGCCCTGAAAGCCCATATCGGCGGCAAGCAGATCGAGGATGTGAGGCCCTACAAACCATGGCCCAAGCCTTTGATATTACTGCCTCTGGGGCCGGATAAAGGCGCGAGTGTACTGCCCTTTGGCGTGACCGGGCCGTTTTTGACATCCGCCATCAAAGGCAAAAAGCTTTTCATCCCGCGCTATCATCGGGAATTTGACTGGCAGCCCTAA